GTCGTGGTGGGTGTGCTCATGACCGCCATCGTCTACGGCAGCGTGGCGCTGCTCGTGAAGATGGACGACGTGGGCTTCTAGATGCGCCGTCGTCGCCCCCGCTGGGTGAAGGTGCTCGGCACGTGGCTCGTGAAGGCGATGCCGGTGGTGTTCCGGCTGCTGAGCGTGGTCGGCGTGGTGGCGATGCTGTGGGTCGGAGGGCACATCCTGATCGTGAACCTCGCCGAGGTGGGGGTGCCCTGGCCGTACGAGCTGCTGCACGCGATCACCCACTCGGTGCACGCGCCCGGCCTCGTGATCTGGCTGATCGACAGCGGGCTGTCGGCGGTGTTCGGTCTGATCTGGGGTGCGGTCGTGGTGACGGTGCTCGCGGTGGTGGCGCGGCTGCGGTTCGCGAAGCCCGAGGTGCGGTAGCGGCGGATCGCGGGAGTCGGCCCGTGCGCGGGGTCCGCGCCCTCGCTCAGAGGCGCGACGGCTCGAGCGAGGCGAGCACGCCGAGCAGCGAGTCGGGCACGAGGGACGCGTCGGCGCGCCCGTCGCGCACGATCTGCGCGATCCGGGTTCCGATCTGGGGGGTGCTGAGCCCCATCTCCGCGCCGGAGAGCGCGGGCAGCCCGCCCAGCACCTCCACGGTGGCGGCCTCGACGGCGCGCGCGGCGTCGCCCTCGCCGAGGTGCCCGAGCATGAGGGCGAGCGAGAGGATCGCGCCCGCGGGATTGGCCCGGCCGGTGCCGGCGATGTCGGGCGCGGAGCCGTGGATCGCCTCGAACATGCTCGGGGCGCTGCCGTCGAGGTTGAGGTTGGCGCTCGTGGCGACGCCGAGACCGCCCTGGATGACCGCGCCGAGGTCGGTGATGATGTCGCCGAAGAGGTTGTCGGTGACGACCACGTCGAAGCGCTCGGGTGCGAGCGGCAGGTGGAAGCACATCGCGTCGACGTGCACGTAGTCGACCTCGACCTCGGGGTAGCGCTCGCCGACCTCGGCGACGACCTGCTGCCAGAGCTGGCCGGCGGCGACGAGGATGTTGGTCTTGTGGCAGAGGGTGAGGCGGCGGCGGCGTCCGAGGGCGAGCCTGAACGAGAAGTCGACGACGCGCTCGATGCCGGCGCGGGTGTTGAGCGACTCCTGCATCGCGACCGCGTTGGGGGTGCCGGCGTGCACCGTGGATCCGCGGCCCACGTAGGCGCCCTCGGTGTTCTCGCGCACGATGACCATCTCGCAGCGCTCGGGGGTGAGACCCGCGATGGGGGAGGGGACGCCGGGGTAGAGGCGCACCGGGCGCACGTTGGCGGCCTGCTGGAAGCGCTGGCGCATCTCGAGGATGAAGCCGCGCTCGAGGACGCCGGGGGTGACGCGGGGGTCGCCCATGGAGCCGAAGAGGATCGCGTCCCTGTCGCGCAGTCGGGGTTCGACGGCGTCGAAGAGTTCGCCCGTGGCGAGGTAGTGGCCCGCGCCCGCGGAGAACTCGCTGCGCTCGGTGGCGAAGCCGAAGCGCTGCTCGGCGGCGTCGAGCACCTCGAGCGCGCACGAGACGACCTCGGGGCCGATCCCGTCGCCGGGGAGGACAGCAATGGAGTGGGAGCGCGTCATCGGGGTCTCGTTCCTTGTTGCGGCGGATCTTTTCACCTATATTAATGGTAAGGCCACTCGAGCGCGAGGCCGCCCGCGGGCGGACCGCCGAGAGCGGCGGCACCGATCCCCGTCGCAGGGGGAGCTCGCGAAGACGCGACCCGTGCGGCCTCCGGCTGTGAAGGATCCCACCATGCACCCATCCCCGCACCCCATCGAACTGCGCGCACCCGCCGGCAGCCTGCCCATCGGCGCCGGCTGGCGCGAGGTCTCGGGCCGCGCCGAGATCGTGTTCCCCTTCGATGGCAGCGTCGTCTCCGAGGCCCCGCAGAGCACGGTCGCCGACTCCGCCGACGCCCTCGACGCCGCCGAGGCGGCGCGAGCCGAGGTGGCCGCGCTCACCACCGCCCAGCGCAAGACGATCCTCACCGGCATCTGCGACCGGCTGCGCGCCGACCGCGAGCACTTCGAGCAGCTGCTCGTGCTCGAGACCGGCAAGCCGCTGCGCGACTGCCGCGTGGAGGTCGCGCGCACCATCGTCACCTTCGAGGCCACCGCCGAGGAGGCCTCGCACGTCACCGGCGAGACCGTGCCCCTCGACCTGCAGGAGCTCGGCCGAGGCATGGTCGGCTACTACTCCCGCAAGCCCGCCGGCGTGGTCGTCGGCATCGCCGGCTTCAACTACCCCGTGCTGCTCGCCACCCACAAGCTGGCCCCCGCGATCGCCGCGGGCTGCCCCATCATCGTGAAGCCCGCGCCCAACACGCCCCTCGCCACGATCGAGCTGTTCGCGATCGTGCGCGACGTGCTCGCCGCCCACGGAGTGACCGGAGCCGCGGCCCAGCTCGTCAACGGCGGCCCCGAGGTGGGCGAGCTGCTCGTGCGCGACCCCCGCGCCCAGGTGGTCTCGTTCACCGGATCCGCCAAGATCGGCCACCTCATCGCCCAGCAGGCCGCCCCCCGCAAGGCGCTGCTCGAACTCGGCTCGAACACCGGGTTCATCGTCGCTGACGACGCCGACGTCGAAGCCGCGGTCGGCGCGGTGCTGACGGGCGGCTTCTACGCCAACGGGCAGGCCTGCATCTCGGTGCAGCGCATCGTGCTGCAGCGCGGCATCGCCGACCGTTTCGCCGCGCGGCTCACGGAGCGCCTCGCAGAGCTGGTGGTCGGCGACCCCCGCGACCCCGAGACCCACGTCGCCCCCGTCATCAACGACGGTTCGGGCGACCGGATCCGCGCCACCGTCGCGCGCGCCCTCGACGCCGGCGCCGAGCTGCTCGCCCCCTCGGCCGAGGCCCTCGCGCAGGCCGACCGCGCCGCGGCGGTGCCGCCCGTCGTGCTCGGCTCCGTGCCCCGCGACGTCGAGGTGTGGCGCGAAGAGATCTTCGGCCCCGTCGTCTGCCTCACCGTGGTCGACTCGGTCGACGAGGCGATCGACGTGGTCAACGACTCCCGCTACGGCCTGCAGGCCGCCATCTTCACCGCCTCGCTCGAGAGCGCCTTCGCGGCGCTCGACCGGCTCGAGGTGGGCGGTGTGGTCGTCAACGAGATCCCCGGCTTCCGATCCGACATCATGCCGTACGGGGGCGTGAAGGACTCGGGGGTGGGCCGGGAAGGCCCCCGCTACGCCATCGAGGAGTTCACCGTCACCCGCATGGCGATGATCCGACCCGTCGCCCGCAGCTGACCATCCCGCCGCAGCCGGCCCCGCTCGGCCGCGACCCCTCCCGGCCGACCCGTCGCACCCGCCCAACGACAGAAAGCAGTACAGCATGACCAGCACCCCCGACTACTCCCAGCTCTTCCGCCTCGACGGCCGCACCGCCGTCGTGGTGGGCGCCGGGGGCATCGGCCGCGAGGCCGCCCTGGCGCTCGCCGCCCACGGGGCGCGCGTCGTCGTCGCCGACCTCTCGCTCGACGCGGCCCAGGCCACCGCCGCCGCGATCGCCGAACGCGGCGGCATCGCCGAGGCCACCCGCCTCGACGTGCTCGACGACGCCGAGGTGGAGGCCGCCGCCGAGCGCTTCGGCGACGCCTCGGCGCTCGTGTTCACCGCCGCCATGAACGTGCGCAAGCGCATGGAGGACTACACGATGGAGGAGTACGACCGGGTCGTGAACCTCAACCTGCGCTCGTCGTTCCAGCTGATCCGCCACTTCGGCAAGGCCTTCGCGGCGAACGGCGGCGGCTCGATCGTGGGCTTCGCCTCGATCCGCGCCCAGGTGGTCGAGCCCGGCCAGGGCGTCTACGCCGCCACCAAGGCCGGCCTCGTGCAGCTCGCGAAGACCGCGGCGGCCGAGTTCGGCGCGCAGGGCGTGCGCGTCAACGTCGTCGCGCCCGGCATCGTGGAGACCCCGCTGACCGTGCAGATCAAGCAGGACGAGGAGTGGGATCGCGCCTACGCCACGAAGAGCGCGCTCGGCCGCTGGTCGCGCCCCGACGAGCTCGCCGGCGCCGTCGTCTACCTCGCGTCGGAGGCCTCGAGCTTCGTCACCGGCACCACGCTGTTCGTCGACGGGGGCTGGACCGCGATCGACGGTCGCTTCACGCCGCCCACCGCGTAGCGCCGCGCCTCGCCGGCGCAGCAACAGTGGAGCCCCGTATGGGAGCCTCCCACGGGAGACTGCCATACGGGGCTCCGCTGCATCTCGGGGATGCGACCCGAGTGCTACGCGATCGAGGCCCAGTCGACCGCGGCGGCCTCGCCGCGCACGGTCTCGAACCAGCGGGCGACGCGCAGGAGACGATCGTCGCTGCCGATCCGCGACGCGATCTGCAGGCCCACGGTGCGGCCGTCGGCCTGCACCGCCGCGTTCACCGACACGGCGGGCTGCCCCGACATGTTGTAGGGCACGGTGAACGAGATGTGCCCCATCGTCTGCAGCGGGTCGGTGATGGGCATCGGATCCTCGGCGGCGAACGCGGCCACCGGGGTCACGGGCGACAGCACGAGATCGAACGGCTCGGTCGCCGCGCGCGTGAGCTGCGCCATCGTGTCGGCGCAGCCGCGGTTGCGCACCGTCTGCGCCGCGCTGATGCCGGCGCCGGCGCTGCACCACTCGGCGATGAAGGGGAGCACGCAGGCGCGCTCGGCCTCGGTCAGCGCCTCGTAGTCGGCGTAGGATCGGCTGCGCCAGAAGTCGACGAGCCCGTCGAGCACCTCGGCGGGCACGAACGGATCGAGCGGCACCACGGTGGCGCCCGCGTCGGCGAAGAGCTGCGCGGCGCGCTCGACGGCGGCGCGGGTCTCGGCCTCGACGGGCAGGCCCGATCCGGCGTCGAGCTGCAGCGCGACGCGCATGCCGGCGGGCGAGAGCGGCTCGGTCGACCAGTCCATCGGCTGGTAGGGGCGCGTGAGGTAGTCGCGGGGGTCGGGCTGCGCGACGATCGACATGAGGCGGATCGCGTCGGCGGCCGTACGGGTGAGGGGCCCTGCGGCGCGGCCGGTGTAGGGCACGTCGAGGGGGATGAGGCCCTCGCTCGGCTTGAGCGCGGTGAGTCCCTGCCACGAGCCGGGCAGGCGGATCGAGCCCCCGATGTCGGTGCCGACGTGCAGGGGGCCGTAGCCGGCGGCGGCCGCGGTGCCCGCGCCGGCGCTGGAGCCGCCCGCGGTGAGCGCGGGGTCGAGGCCGTTGCGGGTGATGCCGTGCAGGCTCGAGACGCCCGACGAGAGCATGCCCCAGTCGGGCATCGTGGTCGAGCCGACGATCACGGCGCCGGCCTCGAGCAGTCGGTCGGTGGTGGGGGCGTTGCGATCGGCGATCGGCGGGTTCGGGATCGCGGTGCCCGAGGGCTTCGGCTGCCCGGCCCGTGCGATGTTCTCCTTGACCGTCACCGGAACGCCGTCGAACGGGCCCCGCTGCTGCCCGGACCGCCACCGCGCCGTCGACGCCGCGGCGTCGGCGCGCACCTGCTCGGGGTCGAACAGGTAGAGGGCGCCCAGCTCGGGCTCGCGGGCCTCGACGCGGGCGATGACCGCCTCTGCGGCCTCGCCGGGTGTGAGCTCGCCGGTCTCGTAGGCCGCCGAGAGAGCGCCTGCGTCGAGGGCGATGATCTGCTGCGGGTCGGTCATGTGGATCTCCTCACTGCGGCGCGGGGCCGCGGGGCTGCGGATCGGGAGGGCTGGAGCGGTGGAGCGGCGGTCGCCTCAGCGGGCTCCGGCGAGCTCCTGCCTCAGCGTGAGCGACGAGTCGATCAGGCGCTGCGTGTACGGGTGCTCGGGTGCGTTGTAGACGGTCTCGGTGTCGCCGGCCTCGACGATCTCGCCGGACTGCATGACGACGACCGAGTCGCAGAGATGTCGCACGACGCCGAGGTCGTGCGACACGAACACGAGCGTGAGCCCGTACTCCTCGACGAGGTCGGCGAGCAGGTTGAGCACCTGCGCGCGCACCGACACGTCGAGCGCGCTGACGGGCTCGTCGGCGACCACCACCTTCGGCCGGCAGATGAGCGCGCGGGCGATCGAGATGCGCTGGCGCTGACCGCCCGAGAACTGGTGCGGATAGCGCTCGGCGGAGTCGACCGGCAGCCCCACGGCCTCGAGCATCTCGGCGACCATGCGGGAGCGCTGCGCGGCGCTCTCGTCGCGGCCGCGCACGAGCAGCGGTTCGGAGATGATCTGCTCGACGGTCATGCGCGGGTCGAGCGAGCCCATCGGGTCCTGGAACACGATCTGCAGGTTCTGGCGCAGCTCGCGCAGCTGCGACTCGCGCGCACCCGAGACCTCGTTGCCCGCGACCACGGCGCTGCCCGATGTGGGCTGGTCGAGGCCCGCGAGGATGCGCAGCAGGGTCGACTTGCCGGATCCGGACTCGCCGACGACGCCCAGCCGGCCGCCCTCGGGCACCTCGAACGAGATGCCCTTGAGCGCGTGCACGAGGGGCGCCGGCTTGAGGAGGCTGGTGCGGCCGCGGGAGTAGGTACGCACGAGGTCGGTGACGCGGATCACCGGCTCGGCGTGGGCGGCCGCCGCGGGGTCGGTGCCGGTCGTGCCGGCCCCGGCCTCCAGGGTGTCGGCCGCCTCGGCGGCGGCCTGCGCCTCGCGCTCGACCAGTGCGGCCTCGGCGGCGCGCTCCTCCTCTGGCGTCGGCGGCACGTACGACGCGGCGCTCGCGACGGTGAAGAGGCGTCCGTTCGCGTCGGTCGCCTCGAGATCCGAGGCCGCCAGCAGACCCCGCGTGTAGGGGTGCCGGGGCCGGGTGAACACCTGCTCGGTCGGTCCCTCCTCGACGATCTCGCCCTGGTTCATCACGAGCACGCGTGTGCACATGTTCGCGACCACCGCGAGGTCGTGCGTGATGAAGAGCAGGCCGGTGCCGCGCTCGCGCACGAGTTCGAGGATCAGGTCGAGCACCTGGCGCTGCACCGTGACGTCGAGGGCGGTGGTGGGCTCGTCGCAGAGCAACAGGCTCGGGTCGTTGGCGAGGGCCATCGCGAGCATCACCCGCTGGCGCTGGCCGCCCGACAGCTGATGCGGGTAGGCGCGCGCGGCCTCGGCGGGGTTCGGCAGCTTCACCGCGTCGAGCATCTCGATCGCGCGGCGGCGCGCTTCGGCCTTGCTCGACACGGTGCGGTGCTGCAGCATGATCTCGGCGACCTGGTCGCCGGCGCGCATGAGCGGGTTGAGCGCGGTGAGCGGCTCCTGGAAGACCATCGCCATGTCGTTGCCGCGGATCTTCATGAGCTCGGAGTCGCGCGTCTCGAGCAGGTTGCGCGGCGAGTCGCCGAACCGCACCGATCCCGTGGCGGTGACGCCGGAGGGCAGCAGGCCGAGCAGCGCGGTGGTGGTCATCGACTTGCCCGATCCGGACTCGCCGATGAGGCCGATGCGCTCGCCGCGCTGCATGTGCAGCGAGAAGTCGTGCACGAGCGTGCGCTCGCCGGCTGCGACCCGCAGGCGGTCGACGGTGAGCAGCGGCGCGCCGGCCGCCTCGGGGGTGGCGCTCATGAGCGGCCTCCGTTCAGCTTCGGATCGAATCGGTCGCGCAGGCCGTCGCCCAGCAGGTTGAAGCCCATCACCGCGATCGCGATGGCCACGCCGGGGAAGATCGCGAGCGAGGGGTGCGTGCCGAGGAACTGCTGCGACTCCTGCAGCATGCGCCCCCAGGAGGGCGTGGGCGGCGGGGTGCCGAGGCCGAGGAAGCTCAGGGCCGCCTCCGCGAGCACGGCGAGCGCGAACGCGACCGAGCACTGCACCACGACGATGCCGATGATGTTGGGGAGCACGTGGCGCACCGCGATCCGGAACCGCGACTGGCTCGCGGCGCGCGCCGCGAGCACGTACTCGGTGCTCATCACCTGGAGGGTGCCGGATCTTGCGACGCGCGCGAAGCCCGGGATCGTCGAGATGCCGATCGCGATCATCGCCGACACCGTCGACGGGCCGAACACCGCGCCGAACATGATCGCGAGCAGCAGCGCCGGGAAGGCGAGGGCGATGTCGGAGGTGCGCATGATGACCTCTTCGATCCAGCCGCCCCGGATGCCGGCGATGATGCCGAGCGGGGTGCCGATGAGCAGCGCGATGCCGACCGAGATGAGGCCGACGAAGAGGGTGATGCGGGCGCCCACGAGCATGCCCGAGAAGAGATCGCGGCCGTACTTGTCGGTGCCGAAGAGGTGGGCGAGGCTCGGCCCCTGCAGCCGGTCGGCGGGGTTCGCCTGCACGGGATCGTAGGGCGTCCACACGAACGACAGCAGCGCGGTGATCGCCACGACGCCCACGAGCACGAGGCCAGCGATGAGCGTGGGGGAGAGGCGACGGCGGCCGATGCGGCGGCGGGGCACGCGGGGAGCGGCGATCGCGCTCGTGCGCGGGGCCTGGCTGGAGGGGACGGGGTTCTGCGTGGTGTCCATGTCAGGAGCTCTTTCGCATGCGCGGGTCGACGATGGTGTAGATCACGTCGATGAGGAGGTTCATGAGCAGGGTGATCGCGACGAGCACCATCACGAGCGACTGCACGGTGAGCAGGTCGCGGTTGCCCACGGCGTCGAGCAGCATCGAGCCGAGGCCCGGGATCACGAAGACGCGTTCGATCACGACGGCGCCGATGATGAGCGCGGCGATCTGCACGCCGGTGACCGTGATGACGGGGATCGCCGCATTGCGCATGCCGTGCTTGAGCAGCGCGCCGGTCTTGCTGAGGCCCTTCGCGCGGGCGGTGCGCAGGTAGTCCTCGCTCATGATCTCGAGCACGGCGCTGCGCACGTAGCGGGTGAGGATCGCGCCCTGCACGGATGCGAGGGCGAGCACGGGGAGGAACAGCCGGCGCAGGAACTCGCCGAAGTCCTGGTTCGGCGGCGTCCAGCCGCCGGCGGGGAACCATCCGAGCTGGAGGGAGAAGACGATGACGAGCAGGATGCCCGCGAGGAAGCCGGGGATCGCGACGCCGATCTGCGACACGGCGCCGATCGCGATGCCCGAGAAGTCGCGGTGGCGCACGGCGGCGATGGTGCCGAGCGGGATCGCGACGAGGAGGGCGACCGCCATGGCGGTGAGCACGAGGATGAGGCTCACCTGCAGCCGGTCGATGACGAGCGGGCTGATGTCCTGGCGCGTGACGTAGGAGACCCCGAAGTCGCCGCGCAGCAGGCCGCCGACCCAGTCGAAGTACTGCACGGCGAGCGGCCGGTCGGTGCCGAACTGCTCGCGCATCTGGGCGAGCAGCTCGGGGCTGGCGTTGACGCCCAGCGCGACCTGCGCGGGATCGCCGGGAATGAGCCGCATGAAGAGGAAGACGACGACGGTCGCCACGAGGAACGTCACCGCGAAGCGGGCGAGGTTCACGAGTAGTCGTATGGCCATGGGGCTCCTTGTCGCAGCCCGGGTCGGCGGGCTCGGAACGGGGGTACGGGGCGGCCCCCGGTCGCAGCGCCTCGGAGCTGCGACCGGGGACCGGGTGTCGCTACTTCCAGGAGAGCTCGGTGAGGTCGAGCGCCTCGACGATCGCGTTCTCCGGCACGCCCTCGAGGCCCGCGGCGGTGATCACGATGTTCGGGAAGAGGAACAGCACGCCGCTCGCGGCGTCGTCGACGATCTGCTGCTGCACCTGCTGCATGCCCTCGATGTAGCCGGCCTCGTCTGCGGCGTCGGCCTCGGCAGCGATGGGCGCGATCTTCGAGTTGTCGTAGCCGATGTAGTAATCGGGGTTGTTGAAGACGGTGAGCAGGTCGCGCGCCTCGACAGCGAGCACCGTGGTCATCTGGTAGTTGTGGTTCGTGAACACGTCGTCGAGCCACACGGCGGGGAACTCGGACGACTCGATCTTGGCGTTGATGCCCACCTCGGCGAGCTGCGAGACCACGATCTCGGAGACGGCCTGCGCGTAGGGGCGGGTCGGCACCTTGAAGGTGATGTCGAGGTTCTCGGCGCCGGCCTCCGCGAGCAGATCCTTGGCCTTCTCGGGGTCGTACTCGTAGGCGTTGTTGAGATCGACGTAGTAGGGCTCGAGCGGGGTCACGTAGGTCGCGGTGAGCGAGCCGTAGCCGTTCCACGCCGTGTCGATGATCGCCTGGCGGTCGATCGCGTGCAGCACCGCCTGGCGCACGCGCACGTCGTCGAAGGGCGCGATGCGGTTGTTGAGCGAGAGCGAGATCTCGCCGCTCGACGTGCCCGAGACGACCTCGAACGCGGGATCCTCCTCGAAGGTGCTCACGAGCTCGGGGGCCTGCAGGTTGACGATCGCGTCGACGTCTCCGGTGCGCAGGGCGTTGGTGGTCGCGGTCGCGTCGGCGAGGTACTTCAGGGTGACCTGCTCGACACCGGGGGCGTCGCCCCAGTAGTCGTCGCGGGTGTCGAGCACGAGGCTCTCGCCCTGGGTCCAGGAGGAGACCTCGTAGGGGCCGGTGCCGACGGGGGCGTTCGCCAGGTCGTCGACGCCGGTGGGGGTGAAGATCGCACCGATGGGGGTGGCGATGTCGAACAGCCAGGCGTTGGAGGGCTGGCTCAGGTGCACGGCGACCTCGGTGTCGGAGAGCGCCTCGACGCTCTCGACGACGTCCATCTTGCCCTTGAGAGTGGTGGTCCAGTCGGTCTTGACGCGGTCGAAGCTGAACTTCACGTCTTCGGCGGTGAAGGGCTCGCCGTTCGAGAAGGTGACGCCCTCGTGCAGCTTGAAGGTGTAGGTCTTGCGGTCGTCGCTGAGGCTCCAATCCTCGGCGAGCAGCGGGACGATGTCGCCCTCCTGGTTGATCTCGACCAGGCCCTCGTAGACGTTCGACATGAGCGCCTGCGGGATCGCCGCGCCGGCGGTGGTGGTGAAGTCGAGGTTGACGGGTGCGGCGGTGAGCGCGACGGTGGCCGAGGTGCGTTCGGCGGTGTCGCCCGCGCCGGTGCTGCCGCCGGAGCCGGCCGAGCAGCCCGCGAGCACGAGCGCCGTGGCCGTGGCGAGTGCCGCGGTGAGGATGAGTGGTGTCTTGCGTCGCATCTTTGCTTCCTGTCGCAGGGAGTGCCGACCGGGTCGGCGTATCGGGCATGTGGCGTCGGGGCGTGATACCTGCCCCAGGCCATTGTCGTCGGTGTGCGAGGAGCCATCGAACAGGGATGCCGTCGATCACGCTCTCAGCACTGAGAGACAAGCAACAGGATAGATGGTAAGGCCACTTGGTGCAACAGAGCCGGCGCATAGGCCGGGAACGGGAAACCCCGACTGCCCGGCCCGCGCCGGGCACTAGACTGAAGGCGCCTCTGCCAGCCGACGCGCCCCAAGGAGCCTCAGCGTTGACCTCCTCGCACAGCTTCACCGCCGCCTCGCCGGTCTACACCTACCAGCGGATCGTCGAGCAGATCGAGCACGCGATCCTCTCGGGCGAGTTCCCCGTGGGATCCCAGCTGCCGAGCGAGCGCGACCTCATGGGGCAGTTCGGGGTGAGCCGCCCGACCGTGCGCGAGGCGCTGCGCGTGCTGCAGAGCATGGGCCTGCTCGAACCCCGGCCCGGCACCCGTGGCGGTCCCGTCGTGCTGGCCCCGTCGCCCGACACGCTCGGACGCTCGTTCCGCACGATGCTCGGCACCGCCTCCCTCGACCTCGCCGAGCTGCTGCAGTACCGCATCATCCTCGACGGATCCGCGAGCGAGCTCGCCGCGATCCGGCACACCGACGCCGAGCTCGAGCTCATGCGAGAGGCCATCGATCGCATGCGCGACGCGGCCGACGCCGACGCCCCCGACTTCGCCGACGCCGACCTCGCGTTCCACGAGCGCGTGTGGGAGGCGAGCGGCAATCAGATCCTCGCGCTCAGCGGACACGCCGTGTGGGGCGCGCTGCGCGGCCTGCTGCAGCGCGACGCCGAGCGCAGCCCGGGCGACAACAGCGTGAAGCTCGAATCGGTGCGCATCGACTCCGGGCTCTTCGAGGCGATCGAGCGCCGCGACGCTGCGGAGGCCGGGCGGATCGCCCGCACCGCGCTCGCCGACCGCTTCAGCTCCATGCTGAGCGAAGCCGACCAGCAGTCACTCGAGCGGTTCCTCGGGCGCGCCTAGGCCGCGCTCAGCGCCGGGCGATCCGGCGCCCCGCGCGCATCGCGAGCAGCGCGCAGCCGCACGCGACGAGGATCGCGAAGCCCAGCACCGCCGGCGCGAGCCCGACGCCGCGGGCGGCGAGGCCGAGCCCCAGCACCGGCAGCGCGCTGCCGAGGTAGGTGACGGCGTAGACCAGGTTGACGGTCGACGCGTGACGCGACTGGGGCACCGCGGCGACCGCCGCGCCGAACGCCGCCTGGAACGCGATGCCCTGGCCCGCTCCGGCGAGCAGGCTGCCCGCGACGAAGAGCGCCGGCGCCGAGGCGGTCGGAGCCGAGCCCAGGGCGAGCATGCCGGCCGCGAAGAGCGAGAGCCCGAGCGGGGCGCGCCACGCACCGCGCAGGGGGAGCAGCTGCATCGTCGCCGATGCCAGCAGCACGAGCGAGGCGAGCAGGCCGAGCAGCGGCAGCGAGTCTGTCGCCAGCATCTCGGAGAGCAGCGACGGGGCGAGCGAGAGGCACAGTCCGAAGAGCGCGAAGCTCGCGAAGCCGACGACGGCAGCGAAGCGGATCGCCGAGTTCGCGTCGGTGCGGGTCTCGGCTGCGGGGTCGGGCTCCGCGGCGCGCATCTCGGCGGAGGCCGCGGCGATGCGCGCCCCCGCCTCCTGGCGGCATTCCCGGTGCGGGGCGATCAGCAGGATCGCGGGCGCCAGCACCAGCAGCAGCATCGACCAGCCGATGAACGGCGCGACGGTCTCGATCCCGAGCAGCGAGAGCAGCCCGCCCAGGATCGGCCCGGCGGCGACACCGCCCGAGGTGGCGAGCAGGGTGAGGCG
The genomic region above belongs to Leucobacter muris and contains:
- a CDS encoding 3-isopropylmalate dehydrogenase — encoded protein: MTRSHSIAVLPGDGIGPEVVSCALEVLDAAEQRFGFATERSEFSAGAGHYLATGELFDAVEPRLRDRDAILFGSMGDPRVTPGVLERGFILEMRQRFQQAANVRPVRLYPGVPSPIAGLTPERCEMVIVRENTEGAYVGRGSTVHAGTPNAVAMQESLNTRAGIERVVDFSFRLALGRRRRLTLCHKTNILVAAGQLWQQVVAEVGERYPEVEVDYVHVDAMCFHLPLAPERFDVVVTDNLFGDIITDLGAVIQGGLGVATSANLNLDGSAPSMFEAIHGSAPDIAGTGRANPAGAILSLALMLGHLGEGDAARAVEAATVEVLGGLPALSGAEMGLSTPQIGTRIAQIVRDGRADASLVPDSLLGVLASLEPSRL
- a CDS encoding aldehyde dehydrogenase family protein gives rise to the protein MHPSPHPIELRAPAGSLPIGAGWREVSGRAEIVFPFDGSVVSEAPQSTVADSADALDAAEAARAEVAALTTAQRKTILTGICDRLRADREHFEQLLVLETGKPLRDCRVEVARTIVTFEATAEEASHVTGETVPLDLQELGRGMVGYYSRKPAGVVVGIAGFNYPVLLATHKLAPAIAAGCPIIVKPAPNTPLATIELFAIVRDVLAAHGVTGAAAQLVNGGPEVGELLVRDPRAQVVSFTGSAKIGHLIAQQAAPRKALLELGSNTGFIVADDADVEAAVGAVLTGGFYANGQACISVQRIVLQRGIADRFAARLTERLAELVVGDPRDPETHVAPVINDGSGDRIRATVARALDAGAELLAPSAEALAQADRAAAVPPVVLGSVPRDVEVWREEIFGPVVCLTVVDSVDEAIDVVNDSRYGLQAAIFTASLESAFAALDRLEVGGVVVNEIPGFRSDIMPYGGVKDSGVGREGPRYAIEEFTVTRMAMIRPVARS
- a CDS encoding SDR family NAD(P)-dependent oxidoreductase, translated to MTSTPDYSQLFRLDGRTAVVVGAGGIGREAALALAAHGARVVVADLSLDAAQATAAAIAERGGIAEATRLDVLDDAEVEAAAERFGDASALVFTAAMNVRKRMEDYTMEEYDRVVNLNLRSSFQLIRHFGKAFAANGGGSIVGFASIRAQVVEPGQGVYAATKAGLVQLAKTAAAEFGAQGVRVNVVAPGIVETPLTVQIKQDEEWDRAYATKSALGRWSRPDELAGAVVYLASEASSFVTGTTLFVDGGWTAIDGRFTPPTA
- a CDS encoding amidase, producing MTDPQQIIALDAGALSAAYETGELTPGEAAEAVIARVEAREPELGALYLFDPEQVRADAAASTARWRSGQQRGPFDGVPVTVKENIARAGQPKPSGTAIPNPPIADRNAPTTDRLLEAGAVIVGSTTMPDWGMLSSGVSSLHGITRNGLDPALTAGGSSAGAGTAAAAGYGPLHVGTDIGGSIRLPGSWQGLTALKPSEGLIPLDVPYTGRAAGPLTRTAADAIRLMSIVAQPDPRDYLTRPYQPMDWSTEPLSPAGMRVALQLDAGSGLPVEAETRAAVERAAQLFADAGATVVPLDPFVPAEVLDGLVDFWRSRSYADYEALTEAERACVLPFIAEWCSAGAGISAAQTVRNRGCADTMAQLTRAATEPFDLVLSPVTPVAAFAAEDPMPITDPLQTMGHISFTVPYNMSGQPAVSVNAAVQADGRTVGLQIASRIGSDDRLLRVARWFETVRGEAAAVDWASIA
- a CDS encoding ABC transporter ATP-binding protein, whose translation is MSATPEAAGAPLLTVDRLRVAAGERTLVHDFSLHMQRGERIGLIGESGSGKSMTTTALLGLLPSGVTATGSVRFGDSPRNLLETRDSELMKIRGNDMAMVFQEPLTALNPLMRAGDQVAEIMLQHRTVSSKAEARRRAIEMLDAVKLPNPAEAARAYPHQLSGGQRQRVMLAMALANDPSLLLCDEPTTALDVTVQRQVLDLILELVRERGTGLLFITHDLAVVANMCTRVLVMNQGEIVEEGPTEQVFTRPRHPYTRGLLAASDLEATDANGRLFTVASAASYVPPTPEEERAAEAALVEREAQAAAEAADTLEAGAGTTGTDPAAAAHAEPVIRVTDLVRTYSRGRTSLLKPAPLVHALKGISFEVPEGGRLGVVGESGSGKSTLLRILAGLDQPTSGSAVVAGNEVSGARESQLRELRQNLQIVFQDPMGSLDPRMTVEQIISEPLLVRGRDESAAQRSRMVAEMLEAVGLPVDSAERYPHQFSGGQRQRISIARALICRPKVVVADEPVSALDVSVRAQVLNLLADLVEEYGLTLVFVSHDLGVVRHLCDSVVVMQSGEIVEAGDTETVYNAPEHPYTQRLIDSSLTLRQELAGAR
- a CDS encoding ABC transporter permease gives rise to the protein MDTTQNPVPSSQAPRTSAIAAPRVPRRRIGRRRLSPTLIAGLVLVGVVAITALLSFVWTPYDPVQANPADRLQGPSLAHLFGTDKYGRDLFSGMLVGARITLFVGLISVGIALLIGTPLGIIAGIRGGWIEEVIMRTSDIALAFPALLLAIMFGAVFGPSTVSAMIAIGISTIPGFARVARSGTLQVMSTEYVLAARAASQSRFRIAVRHVLPNIIGIVVVQCSVAFALAVLAEAALSFLGLGTPPPTPSWGRMLQESQQFLGTHPSLAIFPGVAIAIAVMGFNLLGDGLRDRFDPKLNGGRS
- a CDS encoding ABC transporter permease — protein: MAIRLLVNLARFAVTFLVATVVVFLFMRLIPGDPAQVALGVNASPELLAQMREQFGTDRPLAVQYFDWVGGLLRGDFGVSYVTRQDISPLVIDRLQVSLILVLTAMAVALLVAIPLGTIAAVRHRDFSGIAIGAVSQIGVAIPGFLAGILLVIVFSLQLGWFPAGGWTPPNQDFGEFLRRLFLPVLALASVQGAILTRYVRSAVLEIMSEDYLRTARAKGLSKTGALLKHGMRNAAIPVITVTGVQIAALIIGAVVIERVFVIPGLGSMLLDAVGNRDLLTVQSLVMVLVAITLLMNLLIDVIYTIVDPRMRKSS